In Brassica rapa cultivar Chiifu-401-42 chromosome A06, CAAS_Brap_v3.01, whole genome shotgun sequence, a single window of DNA contains:
- the LOC103871993 gene encoding transcription factor bHLH55, protein MAFPSSSSFTVDFAYENELDFSSLLTPSTLISFQDPNPTNPIIHTENDGRQRIRETTVTDEIPKEDVEPKNKRAKHREIERQRRQEVTSLFKHLRYILPVQYVKGKRSSSDHVHEAVNYIKDLEKKIKEVSEKRDRIKRSITHSPPAGYCPIRSLAASCSSSSLSSYCSCVGDTHIDVKVRTCLVGIEIVVSCCFRHESCLSRVLQLLVQEQSFNVVSCISTRLHLRIIHTIVSEVEKGIEINFSELQEKIIKNMGTSCFNF, encoded by the exons ATGGCTTTTCCATCTTCTTCATCGTTCACAGTAGATTTTGCGTATGAAAATGAATTGGATTTCTCGAGTTTGTTAACTCCTTCAACGTTAATATCATTCCAAGATCCTAATCCAACAAATCCGATCATTCATACTGAAAACGACGGAAGACAAAGGATCCGTGAGACGACCGTGACAGATGAAATCCCAAAAGAAGATGTTGAGCCGAAGAACAAGAGAGCCAAACATAGAGAGATTGAGAGACAAAGAAGGCAAGAAGTCACGTCTCTTTTCAAGCACCTACGATATATATTGCCAGTTCAATATGTTAAG GGTAAGCGTTCTTCATCAGATCACGTTCACGAAGCTGTGAATTACATCAAAGACTTAGAAAAGAAGATCAAAGAGGTCAGCGAGAAAAGAGATCGAATCAAGAGATCTATTACTCATTCACCTCCAGCAGGATATTGTCCTATAAGATCATTAGCAGCATCGTGTTCGTCATCATCACTATCATCATATTGTTCTTGTGTTGGAGACACACATATCGATGTTAAGGTGAGGACTTGTTTGGTCGGTATCGAGATAGTAGTAAGTTGCTGTTTCAGACACGAATCTTGTCTCTCAAGGGTTCTTCAGCTTCTGGTTCAAGAACAAAGTTTTAATGTTGTTAGTTGCATCTCAACTAGACTGCATCTAAGAATCATACACACCATTGTCTCTGAG GTTGAGAAAGGAATAGAGATTAACTTCTCAGAGCTTCAAGAAAAGATAATCAAAAACATGGGGACATCGTGCTTTAATTTTTAG
- the SLAC1 gene encoding guard cell S-type anion channel SLAC1, with protein MEQKQSAPRSNFADINEVVPEEDAEQEPQQQDKNKRFSSNRGPNRGRQRPYRGFSRQVSLETGFSVLNRESKGRGEKKSLPRSGRSFAGFETRGIINNGGDGRKGDFSIFRTKSTLSKQNSLLPSVIRERDIENSLRGEDGETKDESINENVSAGRYFAALRGPELDEVKDNEDILLPKEEQWPFLLRFPIGCYGICLGLSSQAVLWLALAKSPATHFLHIPPMINLVIWLLALVALVSVSFTYILKCIFYFEAVKREYFHPVRVNFFFAPWVVCMFLAISVPPVLSQKPLHPAIWCVFMGPYFFLELKIYGQWLSGGRRRLCKVANPSSHLSIVGNFVGAILASKVGWNEVAKFLWAVGFAHYLVVFVTLYQRLPTSEALPKELHPVYSMFIAAPSAASIAWNTIYGQFDGCSRTCFFIALFLYISLVVRINFFTGFKFSVAWWSYTFPMTTASVATIKYAEAVPCFPSRALAITLSFISSAMVCVLFVSTLLHGFVWQTLFPNDLAIAITNKRLTKEKKPFKRAYDLKRWGKQALSKKISAEKDIEPEDESHH; from the exons ATGGAACAAAAACAATCAGCTCCTCGTTCCAACTTTGCCGACATCAATGAAGTTGTACCAGAAGAAGATGCAGAGCAAGAACCGCAACAGCAAGATAAGAACAAGAGGTTTTCCAGCAACAGAGGACCAAACCGTGGGAGGCAACGACCATACCGAGGCTTCAGCAGACAAGTGTCGCTAGAGACGGGCTTCTCCGTGCTCAACAGAGAATCTAAAGGAAGAGGTGAGAAGAAGAGTTTACCGAGGAGTGGTCGTAGCTTTGCCGGGTTTGAAACACGCGGAATCATCAACAACGGTGGAGATGGTCGGAAAGGGGACTTCAGTATCTTCAGAACCAAATCAACGCTCAGCAAACAGAACTCTCTCTTGCCTTCTGTAATAAGGGAGAGAGACATTGAGAACTCTTTGAGAGGTGAAGATGGTGAGACCAAAGATGAATCTATAAATGAAAACGTTTCTGCGGGAAGATACTTTGCTGCTCTTAGAGGACCCGAGTTAGATGAAGTCAAG GACAATGAAGATATTCTGCTTCCAAAAGAAGAGCAATGGCCTTTTCTTCTCAGGTTCCCTATAGGATGCTACGGAATCTGTTTAGGACTTAGCAGTCAAGCTGTCTTGTGGCTTGCACTAGCTAAAAGCCCCGCTACACACTTCTTACACATCCCACCGATGATCAACTTAGTTATATGGCTATTGGCACTAGTAGCCTTAGTCTCTGTCTCCTTCACTTACATACTCAAATGCATCTTCTACTTCGAAGCTGTGAAACGAGAGTACTTCCATCCCGTTAGGGTCAACTTCTTCTTTGCTCCTTGGGTGGTTTGCATGTTTCTAGCCATCAGCGTACCTCCGGTGCTCTCGCAAAAACCCCTCCATCCAGCCATCTGGTGCGTTTTCATGGGTCCTTACTTCTTCCTTGAGCTTAAGATTTACGGACAATGGTTGTCGGGAGGGAGAAGGCGGCTCTGCAAAGTCGCAAACCCGTCTTCTCATCTTTCTATTGTAGGGAACTTCGTTGGAGCCATCTTAGCTTCCAAAGTTGGATGGAACGAAGTTGCTAAGTTCCTGTGGGCAGTAGGTTTTGCACATTACTTAGTTGTGTTTGTAACACTTTATCAGAGACTTCCCACAAGTGAAGCTTTGCCTAAAGAGCTTCACCCTGTTTACTCCATGTTCATAGCTGCACCATCAGCAGCAAGTATCGCTTGGAACACAATCTATGGACAGTTCGACGGATGTTCAAGAACTTGCTTCTTCATTGCACTGTTCCTATACATTTCCCTTGTAGTTCGGATCAATTTCTTCACTGGATTCAA GTTCTCAGTGGCGTGGTGGTCATATACTTTTCCTATGACAACAGCATCAGTAGCAACAATAAAATATGCAGAAGCAGTACCTTGTTTCCCTAGCCGAGCTCTAGCAATCACTCTCTCCTTCATTTCCTCGGCTATGGTCTGCGTTTTGTTCGTCTCCACGCTTCTCCACGGCTTTGTCTGGCAAACTTTGTTCCCGAACGATCTTGCAATCGCTATTACAAATAAAAGACTTACCAAGGAGAAGAAACCTTTCAAGAGAGCCTATGACTTGAAGCGCTGGGGCAAGCAGGCTCTGTCGAAGAAAATATCTGCAGAAAAAGATATTGAACCCGAGGACGAATCACATCACTGA
- the LOC103872001 gene encoding probable LRR receptor-like serine/threonine-protein kinase At1g12460 produces the protein MKRFYLFLVLVYISTSPCYSLVTIEEERDILLQFKDSITDDPYNSLASWTLDGDICNSFNGVTCNPEGFVDKIVLWNTSLAGRLSPRLSGLNSIRVLTLFGNRFTGNLPLDYSKLQTLWTINVSSNALSGSIPEFIGGLTSLRFLDLSRNGFSGEIPTSLFRFCDKTKFVSLSRNNLSGPIPGSVANCNNLVGFDFSYNSLNGVLPPGVCDIPVLEYISVRNNLLSGDVSEEVVKCQRLSHVDLGSNMFQGSGPFEVLGFVNITYVNVSWNRFGGEIGEVVGCGQRLEFLDASYNELTGGISRGVTGCKSLKLLDLESNKINGSIPGGIGKMEKLSVVRLGGNSIDGEIPKEIGSLEYLQVLNLHDLNLVGEVPEDVSNCRLLLELDVSGNGLEGEIPKKLLNLTNLEILDLHGNRINGSIPSELGSLSRIQFLDLSLNSLSGSIPSSLGSLNKLTHFNVSHNNLSGVIPPAPVLQAFGASAFENNPLLCGDPLVTTPCNSRGATAKGRNSEALSVSVIIVIVAAAVILFGVCLVLGLNLRARKRRKDEEEEEVVTLETTPLASSIDSSGGGVIIGKLVLFSKNLPSKYEDWEAGTKALLDKDNIIGMGSIGSVYRASFEGGVSIAVKKLDTLGRIRNQEEFEQELGRLGGLQHQNLSSYQGYYFSSTMQLILSDFVPNGSLYDNLHSRIYPGASTSHGNTDLNWHMRFGIALGTAKALSFLHDDCKPAVLHLNVKSTNILLDEKYEAKLSDYGLEKFLPVLDSFGSRTKKFHNAVGYIAPELAQQSLKASEKCDVYSYGVVLLELVTGRKPVESPSRNQVLILRDYVRDMLETGSASDCFDRRLREFEENELIQVMKLGLLCTSENPLKRPSMAEVVQVLESIRNGFGS, from the exons ATGAAAAGGTTTTAcctttttcttgttttggtaTACATTTCAACTTCTCCGTGTTACTCTCTTGTTACAATCGAAGAAGAACGAGACATTCTGCTTCAATTCAAAGACAGTATCACTGACGATCCTTACAACAGCTTAGCCTCTTGGACCCTCGACGGAGACATCTGCAATAGCTTCAACGGAGTCACTTGTAACCCTGAAGGATTCGTTGACAAGATCGTTCTCTGGAACACAAGTCTCGCCGGAAGACTATCTCCGAGATTGTCCGGTTTAAACTCTATTCGAGTTCTGACCTTGTTTGGCAACAGGTTTACAGGTAACCTACCGCTGGATTACTCAAAGTTACAGACTTTGTGGACCATTAACGTTAGCTCCAACGCGTTGTCCGGTTCGATCCCTGAGTTCATCGGTGGGTTAACTAGCTTAAGGTTTCTCGACTTGTCTAGAAACGGTTTCTCCGGTGAGATTCCTACTTCTCTGTTTAGGTTCTGCGACAAGACCAAGTTCGTTTCTTTGTCTCGTAACAACCTCTCCGGACCAATCCCTGGTTCAGTAGCGAACTGTAACAACCTCGTAGGGTTTGACTTCTCTTACAACAGTCTTAACGGAGTGCTACCGCCTGGGGTCTGTGATATTCCTGTGCTTGAGTATATCTCAGTGAGGAACAATTTGCTCTCTGGTGATGTCTCTGAGGAGGTGGTGAAGTGTCAGAGGCTGAGCCATGTTGATCTAGGGAGCAATATGTTCCAAGGGTCGGGGCCTTTTGAGGTTCTTGGGTTCGTGAACATAACTTATGTTAACGTCTCTTGGAACCGGTTCGGTGGGGAGATTGGAGAGGTGGTTGGTTGTGGTCAGAGATTGGAGTTTTTGGATGCTTCTTATAATGAGTTAACCGGTGGGATCTCTAGAGGTGTGACTGGTTGCAAAAGTCTCAAGCTTTTGGACTTGGAGTCTAATAAGATCAACGGGAGTATCCCTGGAGGTATTGGGAAGATGGAGAAGCTCTCGGTTGTTAGATTAGGTGGTAACTCTATAGATGGGGAGATACCAAAGGAGATTGGAAGCTTGGAGTATCTACAGGTTTTGAATCTGCATGATCTCAACTTAGTTGGTGAGGTTCCAGAGGATGTCTCCAACTGCAGATTACTTCTTGAACT AGATGTTTCAGGGAATGGTTTAGAAGGAGAGATCCCTAAGAAGCTACTAAACTTAACAAACCTGGAGATTCTTGACCTGCATGGTAACCGCATCAACGGAAGCATTCCATCTGAGCTTGGAAGCCTCTCCAGGATCCAGTTTCTTGATCTTTCGCTGAACTCTCTTTCAGGGTCAATCCCTTCTTCCCTCGGTAGCTTGAATAAGCTAACTCATTTCAACGTCTCCCACAACAATCTCTCCGGTGTTATCCCTCCTGCTCCTGTATTACAAGCTTTTGGAGCTTCTGCATTTGAAAACAACCCTCTCCTTTGCGGTGATCCTCTTGTAACCACTCCCTGCAACTCACGTGGAGCCACAGCAAAGGGCAGAAACTCTGAAGCTCTAAGCGTTTCGGTTATCATTGTCATAGTTGCTGCAGCTGTGATCCTCTTTGGCGTCTGTCTAGTCCTTGGTTTGAACCTCAGAGCTCGTAAAAGAAgaaaagacgaagaagaagaagaagtagtcACACTCGAAACCACTCCTCTAGCCTCTTCAATAGACTCAAGCGGCGGTGGTGTGATAATAGGCAAACTCGTTCTCTTCAGCAAGAACTTGCCTTCAAAGTACGAAGACTGGGAAGCTGGCACAAAAGCTCTCCTCGACAAGGACAATATAATCGGTATGGGATCCATTGGCTCAGTCTACAGAGCATCATTCGAAGGTGGAGTCTCCATCGCAGTGAAGAAGCTTGACACGTTAGGAAGAATCAGAAACCAAGAAGAGTTTGAGCAAGAGCTCGGACGCCTCGGAGGTTTGCAGCATCAGAACCTCTCTTCTTACCAAGGCTACTACTTCTCCTCAACAATGCAGCTGATTCTCTCCGACTTCGTCCCCAACGGTAGCCTCTACGATAATCTCCACTCAAGAATCTACCCTGGAGCTAGCACTAGCCACGGCAATACTGACTTGAACTGGCACATGAGGTTTGGGATTGCGTTAGGAACCGCGAAAGCGCTTTCTTTCCTTCATGATGATTGTAAACCAGCGGTTCTTCATCTCAATGTGAAGTCCACCAACATTCTTCTAGATGAAAAGTACGAAGCAAAGCTATCAGATTATGGTTTAGAGAAGTTTCTCCCGGTTCTTGATAGTTTCGGTAGTAGGACCAAGAAGTTTCATAACGCGGTTGGGTACATTGCTCCGGAGCTGGCTCAGCAGAGTTTGAAAGCGAGTGAGAAATGCGATGTGTATAGCTACGGTGTGGTGCTTCTTGAGCTGGTTACAGGTAGAAAACCGGTTGAGTCTCCATCAAGGAACCAAGTCTTGATATTGAGAGATTACGTGAGGGATATGTTGGAGACCGGTTCGGCTTCTGATTGTTTTGACAGGAGGTTGAGGGAGTTTGAAGAGAATGAGCTGATTCAGGTTATGAAGTTAGGACTGCTTTGCACGTCGGAGAATCCGTTGAAGAGACCGAGTATGGCTGAGGTTGTGCAAGTTCTTGAATCTATCAGAAATGGATTTGGATCATGA
- the LOC103871994 gene encoding LOW QUALITY PROTEIN: uncharacterized protein LOC103871994 (The sequence of the model RefSeq protein was modified relative to this genomic sequence to represent the inferred CDS: inserted 1 base in 1 codon), which produces MERRRVSKEEVVQKLKDDGDFDRLRVNIIRRLKDNEELRNKMISLVKESTALNRPGAQNMKPRQLSDAIFEQVGSKMLSQLSDGLWGIIRSEDGMKSEIRETVQSVYATLSNTGGVQEGPSTREAERNIPTPFQKVKXGVGPGGKQKQEVIQGAVVVNKGEAACSSSSNRVNYYTDNNSDEEDPELPPGFG; this is translated from the exons ATGGAGAGGAGGAGGGTAAGCAAGGAAGAAGTTGTACAGAAGCTTAAGGACGACGGCGATTTTGACCGTCTCCGCGTCAATATAATACGCCGCCTCAAAGATAAC GAGGAATTACGAAACAAGATGATATCACTTGTAAAGGAGTCTACAGCTTTGAATCGACCTGGTGCTCAAAATATGAAACCCAGGCAGCTCTCTGATGCTATATTCGAACAAGTCGG GAGCAAGATGTTGAGCCAGCTCTCAGATGGGTTGTGGGGAATAATAAGATCAGAAGACGGGATGAAGAGCGAGATCAGAGAAACTGTGCAATCCGTCTACGCTACGTTATCAAACACAGGAGGCGTTCAAGAGGGACCATCCACGAGAGAAGCGGAACGTAACATCCCAACACCGTTCCAAAAGGTGA CCGGTGTTGGTCCAGGGGGTAAACAGAAGCAAGAGGTGATTCAAGGAGCTGTGGTAGTAAACAAAGGAGAAGCAGCATGTAGTAGTAGTAGCAACAGAGTTAATTACTACACTGACAACAACAGTGATGAAGAAGATCCTGAACTCCCTCCTGGTTTTGGCTAA
- the LOC103871996 gene encoding probable sugar phosphate/phosphate translocator At1g12500, translated as MVEAQSWTTRRMSNPRFDAAATAPQAVVDIPETPPHSSSSSTGKPFSLSSPTVSPTILTAAIIAAWFGSNIGVLLLNKYLLFYYGFRYPIFLTMTHMLSCAAYSSAVINIAGVVPRQHILSRRQFLKILSLSAIFCLSVVCGNTSLRYIPVSFNQAIGATTPFFTAVFSFLITCKTESTEVYLALLPVVSGIVLASNSEPSFHLFGFLICVASTAGRALKSVVQGIILTSESEKLHSMNLLLYMAPMAACILLPFTLYIEGNVLSILIEKARTDPLIIFLLAGNATVAYLVNLTNFLVTKHTSALTLQVLGNGKAAVAAGVSVLIFRNPVTVMGVAGFGVTIMGVVLYSEARKRSKLLNQK; from the exons ATGGTGGAAGCTCAGTCATGGACGACGCGGCGGATGAGCAACCCGAGATTCGACGCCGCCGCAACCGCCCCGCAAGCAGTCGTCGACATCCCCGAAACGCCTCCTcactcctcctcttcctccacaGGAAAACCTTTCTCCCTCTCCTCACCCACCGTATCTCCGACCATTCTCACCGCCGCCATTATCGCCGCCTGGTTCGGCTCGAACATAGGCGTCCTCCTCCTGAACAAATACCTCCTCTTCTACTACGGCTTCCGCTACCCGATCTTCCTGACCATGACGCACATGCTCTCCTGCGCCGCCTACAGCTCCGCCGTCATCAACATCGCCGGCGTCGTGCCGCGTCAGCACATCCTCTCGCGCCGCCAGTTTCTGAAGATCCTTTCTCTCTCGGCGATCTTCTGCCTCTCCGTCGTGTGCGGCAACACTTCGCTGCGTTACATTCCCGTCTCCTTCAACCAAGCGATCGGAGCCACCACGCCGTTCTTCACCGCCGTCTTCTCTTTCCTCATCACGTGTAAAACGGAGTCCACCGAAGTTTACTTGGCTCTTCTTCCTGTTGTCTCCGGCATCGTCTTAGCTTCTAACTCCGAACCTTCGTTTCATCTCTTTGGTTTCCTCATTTGCGTCGCTTCCACCGCCGGTAGAGCTCTTAAGTCCGTCGTCCAG GGGATTATTCTGACGTCGGAATCGGAGAAGCTACATTCGATGAATCTTCTGCTCTACATGGCACCAATGGCAGCTTGTATCTTACTACCATTTACACTCTACATCGAAGGAAACGTGTTAAGTATCCTAATTGAAAAGGCGAGGACGGATCCATTGATCATCTTCTTGCTCGCAGGGAATGCGACAGTTGCTTATTTAGTAAACTTGACTAACTTCTTGGTGACAAAGCACACAAGTGCTCTCACTTTGCAGGTTTTGGGCAACGGAAAAGCCGCGGTGGCTGCCGGAGTCTCCGTTTTGATATTTAGGAATCCGGTGACGGTGATGGGTGTTGCCGGGTTCGGTGTCACGATTATGGGAGTGGTTCTCTACAGCGAAGCTAGGAAGAGATCCAAATTGCTTAACCAGAAGTGA
- the LOC103871998 gene encoding vacuolar sorting protein 18: MDQGRQVFSVDLLERYASKNRGMITCMAAGNDVIVLGTSKGWIIRHDFGVGSSYDIDLSVGRTGEQSIHKVFVDPGGSHCIATVTGVGGAETFYTHAKWPKPRVLSRLKGLLVNSVAWNRQQITEVSTKEIILGTQDGQLFEMAVDEKDKREKYIKFLFELEELPEAFMALQMETANINSGMRYYVMAVTPTRLYSFTGIGTLESVFASYKERAVHFMELPGEIPNSELHFFIKQRRAVHFAWLSGTGIYHGGLNFGAQHSYPNGDENFVESKALLDYSKLSDGTEIVKPSSMALSEYHFLLLIGNKVKVVNRISEQIIEELQFDITADSASRGIIGLCSDASAGLFYAYDQNSIFQVSVIDEGRDMWKVYLDLKVFAAALANCRDPLQRDQVYLVQAEAAFADKEYLRAASFYAKINYVISFEEVTLKFISINEPEALRTFLLRKLDTLSKDDKCQITMISTWATELYLDKINRLLLEDDTAIENRNSEYHSVIQEFRAFMSDCKDVLDEATTMKLLESYGRVEELVYFANLKEQYEIVIHHYIQQGEAKKALEVLQKSSVSDELQYKFAPELIMLDAYETVEAWMASKNLNPRRLITAMMRYSSEPHAKNETHEVIKYLEFCVHSLHNEDPGIHNLLLSLYAKQEDDSALLRFLQCKFGKGRENGPEFFYDPKYALRLCLKEKRTRACVHIYSMMSMHEEAVALALQIDPELAMAEADKVEDDEDLRKKLWLMVAKHVVKQEKGAKRENIRKAIAFLKETDGLLKIEDILPFFPDFALIDDFKEAICSSLEDYNKQIEQLKEEMNDATRGADNIRNDISALTQRYAVIDREEECGVCKRKILTMTGDFRMAQGYSSSGPLAPFYVFPCGHSFHAQCLITHVTSCAHEEQAEHILDLQKQLTLLGSETRRDMNGNRSDEPITSTTTADKLRSELDDAIASECPFCGELMINEITLPFIKPEETRHSASWDLRPQTNLANQRTISLPV; this comes from the exons ATGGATCAAGGAAGGCAAGTGTTTTCAGTTGATCTCCTCGAGAGATATGCCTCGAAGAATCGTGGCATGATCACATGTATGGCGGCTGGAAACGATGTGATTGTTCTGGGAACAAGCAAAGGATGGATCATCCGCCATGATTTTGGAGTTGGGAGTTCTTATG ATATTGATCTCTCTGTTGGTCGAACTGGGGAGCAATCGATTCACAAGGTTTTTGTTGACCCTGGTGGTAGCCATTGCATTGCTACGGTCACTGGTGTTGGAGGAGCTGAAACTTTTTATACTCATGCTAAATGGCCTAAGCCGCGTGTGTTGAGCCGCTTGAAGGGTTTGTTGGTTAACTCGGTGGCTTGGAACAGGCAACAGATAACAGAAG TTTCAACTAAGGAGATCATCCTGGGCACTCAAGATGGGCAGCTATTTGAGATGGCTGTGGATGAGAAGGATAAGAGAGAGAAGtacatcaagtttttgttcGAACTAGAAGAACTTCCTGAAGCCTTCATGGCTTTGCAG ATGGAAACAGCCAACATAAACAGTGGAATGAGGTACTATGTGATGGCTGTAACTCCCACTCGACTCTACTCGTTCACCGGGATTGGAACATTAGAA TCTGTTTTTGCTAGTTATAAAGAACGTGCAGTTCATTTTATGGAACTTCCTGGTGAAATACCAAACAG TGAACTACATTTCTTTATAAAGCAACGAAGAGCGGTGCATTTTGCGTGGCTTTCAGGAACAGGAATTTATCATGGGGGCCTAAATTTCGGTGCTCAGCACAG TTACCCAAATGGTGATGAGAATTTTGTGGAGAGCAAAGCCCTCTTGGACTACTCAAAGCTGAGTGATGGCACTGAAATAGTCAAGCCTAGTTCGATGGCACTCTCAGAATATCATTTCTTGCTTCTTATTGGGAATAAGGTTAAG GTTGTGAATCGGATTAGTGAACAAATCATTGAAGAGCTCCAGTTTGATATAACGGCAGATTCAGCTTCGAGGGGCATAATTGGACTTTGCAGCGATGCATCTGCTGGTCTTTTCTATGCGTATGATCAGAATTCGATCTTCCAG GTTTCTGTAATTGATGAAGGCAGAGATATGTGGAAGGTTTACCTAGACTTGAAAGTTTTTGCTGCAGCTTTAGCAAACTGCCGTGACCCTCTCCAGAGAGACCAAGTTTATTTAGTTCAG GCAGAAGCTGCATTTGCCGACAAGGAATATCTACGAGCAGCATCATTCTATGCCAAA ATCAATTATGTAATATCTTTTGAAGAGGTCACGTTGAAGTTTATTAGTATCAACGAACCG GAAGCTTTGAGAACCTTCCTGTTGCGGAAGCTTGATACTCTTTCAAAGGATGATAAATGCCAAATTACAATGATATCAACATGGGCAACTGAGCTGTATCTGGACAAG ATAAATCGGCTGCTTTTGGAAGATGATACTGCTATAGAAAACCGTAACTCAGAGTATCACTCAGTCATTCAAGAATTCCGTGCTTTCATGAGCGACTGCAAGGATGTATTAGATGAGGCAACAACCATGAAACTTCTGGAGAG TTATGGTCGGGTTGAAGAGTTGGTATATTTTGCAAACCTGAAGGAGCAGTATGAAATCGTTATTCACCATTATATTCAG CAAGGAGAAGCAAAGAAAGCTTTGGAGGTGCTCCAGAAATCTTCAGTTTCAGATGAGCTTCAG TATAAATTTGCGCCAGAACTTATTATGCTTGACGCGTATGAAACCGTGGAAGCATGGATGGCCAGTAAAAATCTGAATCCAAGGAGACTGATTACTGCAATGATGCGTTACTCAAGCGAACCTCATGCAAA GAACGAGACACATGAAGTCATAAAATACCTTGAGTTTTGCGTCCATAGTTTGCATAACGAGGATCCAGGGATTCACAATTTACTTCTCTCATTATATGCCAAGCAG GAAGATGACAGTGCCCTCCTCCGTTTCCTGCAATGCAAATTTGGGAAAGGACGAGAGAACGGTCCTGAATTTTTCTACGATCCCAAATATGCATTGCGCCTATGTCTCAAGGAAAAGAGAACTCGTGCCTGTGTCCATATATACAGTATGATGTCTATGCATGAAGAGGCGGTGGCCCTTGCTCTTCAG ATTGACCCAGAACTTGCTATGGCTGAGGCTGATAAggttgaagatgatgaagacCTGAGAAAGAAGCTGTGGCTGATGGTTGCAAAGCATGTCGTCAAACAGGAAAAGGGAGCGAAAAGGGAAAACATAAGGAAAGCTATTGCCTTTCTCAAGGAAACTGATGGCCTTCTAAAGATTGAAGATATTTTGCCATTCTTTCCGGACTTTGCCTTGATAGATGACTTCAAG GAAGCGATTTGCTCATCTCTGGAGGATTACAACAAGCAAATAGAACAATTGAAAGAGGAGATGAACGATGCCACACGTGGTGCAGATAATATTAGAAATGATATTAGTGCCCTAACTCAAAGATATGCTGTAATCGACCGCGAAGAGGAATGCGGG GTTTGTAAACGTAAAATCTTGACGATGACCGGGGATTTCAGAATGGCTCAGGGATATTCATCATCTGGACCACTGGCTCCTTTCTATGTTTTTCCTTGTGGGCACTCTTTCCATGCACAGTGCCTGATTACACATGTCACAAGCTGTGCACACGAAGAGCAA GCCGAGCATATACTCGATCTGCAGAAGCAGCTGACATTGCTTGGTAGTGAAACCCGGAGGGATATGAATGGTAATCGATCTGATGAACCTATAACTAGCACAACTACTGCAGACAAG CTTCGATCAGAGCTAGATGATGCTATCGCCAGCGAATGCCCGTTCTGTGGAGAATTAATGATCAATGAGATCACTCTGCCTTTTATTAAACCTGAGGAAACACGACACTCTGCTTCATGGGACCTCCGACCACAGACCAACTTAGCAAACCAGAGGACCATTTCTTTGCCTGTTTGA